The proteins below come from a single Hemibagrus wyckioides isolate EC202008001 linkage group LG22, SWU_Hwy_1.0, whole genome shotgun sequence genomic window:
- the rtkna gene encoding rhotekin isoform X3, protein MNNSKNQRDSDIQKKIDHEIRMREGACKLLAACSQRDQALEASKSLLTCNSRIMAYMSELQRMKEAQVMQRVARRSSDAGPMDDRSPCKGKVAISDLRIPLMWKDTEYFKNKGELHRCAVFCLLQLGGEIFDTDMVMVDRTLTDICFDNTIVFNEASPGFELRLELYSCCTEDDYSAGSTPRKLASKLSSSLGRSSGKKMRSALEPGACSPISNGGNAQLLLPVPPVPGPKYHLLAHTTLTLSHVQDSFRTHDLTITGNEECSYWLPLYGSVCCRLAAQPHCMTQQMMSGCLRVKLGGEPQGWTNVYGVLKGTNLFCYHRQEDMEANVEPLLTIGINKETRIRAAERDPQSKAQSICISNQYGGEEVTHTLVTDCREDTQRWMEAFWQQFFDMSQWKQCCDELMKIDLPSPRRPALVTAKQGSLYHEMVIDTSDDISAVTDILTRRIEQFEFQTPPHWMSLFKEEPPGSPQNLRQHSPRQSPSPRCHRPRALLSSDASLASDSSSPCSSSPCSPHYLASNRFRPRTLSLDAKLSTLRGRNYGGLHCSCQPPSSSQFHQQAPPLSCSSSTSSNSSSEGSNSPESDLAFSRPSGARRSLRNLKAKLDPRNWLQSHV, encoded by the exons ATGAATAACTCGAAGAATCAACGA gaCAGTGACATCCAGAAGAAGATTGACCATGAGATCCGGATGCGAGAGGGAGCTTGTAAACTCCTGGCTGCTTGTTCACAGAGGGATCAGGCGCTGGAGGCCTCGAAGAGTCTGCTCACCTGTAACTCTCGCATCATGGCGTACATGTCAGAGCTGCAGCGCATGAAAGAGGCGCAGGTCATGCAGCGGGTGGCACGGAG GTCATCAGATGCAGGACCGATGGATGACCGATCCCCATGTAAAGGCAAAGTTGCTATTTCAG ATCTTCGAATCCCGTTGATGTGGAAAGACACAGAGTACTTTAAAAACAAAGGAG agctGCACCGCTGTGCTGTGTTCTGTCTCCTGCAGTTAGGAGGGGAGATCTTCGACACAGACATGGTGATGGTGGACAGAACTCTCACAGACATTTGCTTCGACAACACCATAgtttt TAATGAAGCAAGCCCAGGATTCGAGCTGAGGTTAGAGCTCTACAGCTGCTGTACAGAGGATGATTACTCAGCGGGCAGTACACCACGCAAGCTGGCCAGCAAGCTGAGCTCGTCTCTGGGCCGTTCATCTGGGAAAAAGATGCGTTCAGCGCTGGAGCCTGGAGCCTGCAGCCCCATCAGCAACGGGGGCAACGCACAACTGCTGCTTCCTGTACCACCTGTGCC AGGACCCAAGTACCACCTCCTGGCTcacaccactctcactctctcccacgTTCAGGACAGCTTCCGCACACACGACCTCACTATAACTGGCAACG AAGAGTGTTCATACTGGTTGCCGCTGtatggcagtgtgtgttgtcGTCTGGCTGCTCAGCCACACTGTATGACGCAGCAGATGATGAGTGGCTGCCTCAGAGTCAAG CTCGGTGGGGAGCCTCAAGGATGGACGAACGTTTATGGTGTCCTAAAAGGGACCAACCTTTTCTGTTATCACCGACAAGAAGATATGGAAGCCAACGTGGAGCCCTTATTAACGATCGGCATTAACAAG gaGACGAGAATACGAGCAGCAGAAAGAGACCCCCAAAGCAAAGCTCAGAGTATCTGCATCAGTAACCAGTATGGAGGAGaggaggtcacacacacactagtgacaGACTGTCGAGAGGACACACAGCGCTGGATGGAGGCCTTCTGGCAGCAGTTCTTCGACATGA GCCAGTGGAAGCAGTGCTGTGACGAGCTGATGAAGATTGACCTCCCCTCACCACGCAGACCCGCTCTGGTTACGGCCAAACAGGGCTCTCTCTACCATGAAATGG TTATTGACACATCTGATGACATCAGTGCTGTCACCGACATCCTGACAAGGCGCATTGAGCAGTTTGAGTTTCAGACCCCACCTCACTGGATGTCCTTATTTAAGGAAGAGCCTCCCGGTAGCCCCCAAAACCTCCGGCAACACTCTCCACGCCAGTCTCCCAGTCCTCGCTGTCACCGCCCTCGTGCTCTACTCTCCTCCGATGCCAGCCTTGCCTCAGACAGCTCCAGCCCGTGCAGTTCAAGCCCCTGCTCACCCCACTACCTCGCCTCCAACCGTTTCCGCCCTCGCACACTTTCCCTGGATGCCAAGCTGTCCACGCTGCGAGGAAGAAACTACGGGGGCCTCCACTGTTCGTGCCAACCTCCATCATCCAGCCAGTTCCATCAGCAGGCTCCACCTCTCTCCTGCTCCAGCTCCACTTCCAGTAACAGTTCGAGTGAAGGGAGCAACAGCCCAGAATCAGATCTCGCCTTCTCGCGACCTTCCGGGGCACGCCGCAGCCTGAGGAACCTCAAAGCAAAGCTGGACCCCAGAAACTGGCTACAGAGTCACGTTTAG
- the rtkna gene encoding rhotekin isoform X4 — protein MFCRNQSSRATIARGSALEMELRRGKFRQSIFLDTPQDSDIQKKIDHEIRMREGACKLLAACSQRDQALEASKSLLTCNSRIMAYMSELQRMKEAQVMQRVARRSSDAGPMDDRSPCKGKVAISDLRIPLMWKDTEYFKNKGELHRCAVFCLLQLGGEIFDTDMVMVDRTLTDICFDNTIVFNEASPGFELRLELYSCCTEDDYSAGSTPRKLASKLSSSLGRSSGKKMRSALEPGACSPISNGGNAQLLLPVPPVPGPKYHLLAHTTLTLSHVQDSFRTHDLTITGNEECSYWLPLYGSVCCRLAAQPHCMTQQMMSGCLRVKLGGEPQGWTNVYGVLKGTNLFCYHRQEDMEANVEPLLTIGINKETRIRAAERDPQSKAQSICISNQYGGEEVTHTLVTDCREDTQRWMEAFWQQFFDMSQWKQCCDELMKIDLPSPRRPALVTAKQGSLYHEMAPPLSAPPSCEGLLLQDNAVSAEIRALLSSYYSDSY, from the exons gaCAGTGACATCCAGAAGAAGATTGACCATGAGATCCGGATGCGAGAGGGAGCTTGTAAACTCCTGGCTGCTTGTTCACAGAGGGATCAGGCGCTGGAGGCCTCGAAGAGTCTGCTCACCTGTAACTCTCGCATCATGGCGTACATGTCAGAGCTGCAGCGCATGAAAGAGGCGCAGGTCATGCAGCGGGTGGCACGGAG GTCATCAGATGCAGGACCGATGGATGACCGATCCCCATGTAAAGGCAAAGTTGCTATTTCAG ATCTTCGAATCCCGTTGATGTGGAAAGACACAGAGTACTTTAAAAACAAAGGAG agctGCACCGCTGTGCTGTGTTCTGTCTCCTGCAGTTAGGAGGGGAGATCTTCGACACAGACATGGTGATGGTGGACAGAACTCTCACAGACATTTGCTTCGACAACACCATAgtttt TAATGAAGCAAGCCCAGGATTCGAGCTGAGGTTAGAGCTCTACAGCTGCTGTACAGAGGATGATTACTCAGCGGGCAGTACACCACGCAAGCTGGCCAGCAAGCTGAGCTCGTCTCTGGGCCGTTCATCTGGGAAAAAGATGCGTTCAGCGCTGGAGCCTGGAGCCTGCAGCCCCATCAGCAACGGGGGCAACGCACAACTGCTGCTTCCTGTACCACCTGTGCC AGGACCCAAGTACCACCTCCTGGCTcacaccactctcactctctcccacgTTCAGGACAGCTTCCGCACACACGACCTCACTATAACTGGCAACG AAGAGTGTTCATACTGGTTGCCGCTGtatggcagtgtgtgttgtcGTCTGGCTGCTCAGCCACACTGTATGACGCAGCAGATGATGAGTGGCTGCCTCAGAGTCAAG CTCGGTGGGGAGCCTCAAGGATGGACGAACGTTTATGGTGTCCTAAAAGGGACCAACCTTTTCTGTTATCACCGACAAGAAGATATGGAAGCCAACGTGGAGCCCTTATTAACGATCGGCATTAACAAG gaGACGAGAATACGAGCAGCAGAAAGAGACCCCCAAAGCAAAGCTCAGAGTATCTGCATCAGTAACCAGTATGGAGGAGaggaggtcacacacacactagtgacaGACTGTCGAGAGGACACACAGCGCTGGATGGAGGCCTTCTGGCAGCAGTTCTTCGACATGA GCCAGTGGAAGCAGTGCTGTGACGAGCTGATGAAGATTGACCTCCCCTCACCACGCAGACCCGCTCTGGTTACGGCCAAACAGGGCTCTCTCTACCATGAAATGG CTCCTCCCCTCTCTGCCCCTCCTTCCTGTGAGGGCCTGCTGCTGCAGGATAACGCTGTCTCTGCTGAGATCCGTGCACTGCTCTCCTCCTATTACAGCGACAG TTATTGA
- the rtkna gene encoding rhotekin isoform X1 encodes MFCRNQSSRATIARGSALEMELRRGKFRQSIFLDTPQDSDIQKKIDHEIRMREGACKLLAACSQRDQALEASKSLLTCNSRIMAYMSELQRMKEAQVMQRVARRSSDAGPMDDRSPCKGKVAISDLRIPLMWKDTEYFKNKGELHRCAVFCLLQLGGEIFDTDMVMVDRTLTDICFDNTIVFNEASPGFELRLELYSCCTEDDYSAGSTPRKLASKLSSSLGRSSGKKMRSALEPGACSPISNGGNAQLLLPVPPVPGPKYHLLAHTTLTLSHVQDSFRTHDLTITGNEECSYWLPLYGSVCCRLAAQPHCMTQQMMSGCLRVKLGGEPQGWTNVYGVLKGTNLFCYHRQEDMEANVEPLLTIGINKETRIRAAERDPQSKAQSICISNQYGGEEVTHTLVTDCREDTQRWMEAFWQQFFDMSQWKQCCDELMKIDLPSPRRPALVTAKQGSLYHEMVIDTSDDISAVTDILTRRIEQFEFQTPPHWMSLFKEEPPGSPQNLRQHSPRQSPSPRCHRPRALLSSDASLASDSSSPCSSSPCSPHYLASNRFRPRTLSLDAKLSTLRGRNYGGLHCSCQPPSSSQFHQQAPPLSCSSSTSSNSSSEGSNSPESDLAFSRPSGARRSLRNLKAKLDPRNWLQSHV; translated from the exons gaCAGTGACATCCAGAAGAAGATTGACCATGAGATCCGGATGCGAGAGGGAGCTTGTAAACTCCTGGCTGCTTGTTCACAGAGGGATCAGGCGCTGGAGGCCTCGAAGAGTCTGCTCACCTGTAACTCTCGCATCATGGCGTACATGTCAGAGCTGCAGCGCATGAAAGAGGCGCAGGTCATGCAGCGGGTGGCACGGAG GTCATCAGATGCAGGACCGATGGATGACCGATCCCCATGTAAAGGCAAAGTTGCTATTTCAG ATCTTCGAATCCCGTTGATGTGGAAAGACACAGAGTACTTTAAAAACAAAGGAG agctGCACCGCTGTGCTGTGTTCTGTCTCCTGCAGTTAGGAGGGGAGATCTTCGACACAGACATGGTGATGGTGGACAGAACTCTCACAGACATTTGCTTCGACAACACCATAgtttt TAATGAAGCAAGCCCAGGATTCGAGCTGAGGTTAGAGCTCTACAGCTGCTGTACAGAGGATGATTACTCAGCGGGCAGTACACCACGCAAGCTGGCCAGCAAGCTGAGCTCGTCTCTGGGCCGTTCATCTGGGAAAAAGATGCGTTCAGCGCTGGAGCCTGGAGCCTGCAGCCCCATCAGCAACGGGGGCAACGCACAACTGCTGCTTCCTGTACCACCTGTGCC AGGACCCAAGTACCACCTCCTGGCTcacaccactctcactctctcccacgTTCAGGACAGCTTCCGCACACACGACCTCACTATAACTGGCAACG AAGAGTGTTCATACTGGTTGCCGCTGtatggcagtgtgtgttgtcGTCTGGCTGCTCAGCCACACTGTATGACGCAGCAGATGATGAGTGGCTGCCTCAGAGTCAAG CTCGGTGGGGAGCCTCAAGGATGGACGAACGTTTATGGTGTCCTAAAAGGGACCAACCTTTTCTGTTATCACCGACAAGAAGATATGGAAGCCAACGTGGAGCCCTTATTAACGATCGGCATTAACAAG gaGACGAGAATACGAGCAGCAGAAAGAGACCCCCAAAGCAAAGCTCAGAGTATCTGCATCAGTAACCAGTATGGAGGAGaggaggtcacacacacactagtgacaGACTGTCGAGAGGACACACAGCGCTGGATGGAGGCCTTCTGGCAGCAGTTCTTCGACATGA GCCAGTGGAAGCAGTGCTGTGACGAGCTGATGAAGATTGACCTCCCCTCACCACGCAGACCCGCTCTGGTTACGGCCAAACAGGGCTCTCTCTACCATGAAATGG TTATTGACACATCTGATGACATCAGTGCTGTCACCGACATCCTGACAAGGCGCATTGAGCAGTTTGAGTTTCAGACCCCACCTCACTGGATGTCCTTATTTAAGGAAGAGCCTCCCGGTAGCCCCCAAAACCTCCGGCAACACTCTCCACGCCAGTCTCCCAGTCCTCGCTGTCACCGCCCTCGTGCTCTACTCTCCTCCGATGCCAGCCTTGCCTCAGACAGCTCCAGCCCGTGCAGTTCAAGCCCCTGCTCACCCCACTACCTCGCCTCCAACCGTTTCCGCCCTCGCACACTTTCCCTGGATGCCAAGCTGTCCACGCTGCGAGGAAGAAACTACGGGGGCCTCCACTGTTCGTGCCAACCTCCATCATCCAGCCAGTTCCATCAGCAGGCTCCACCTCTCTCCTGCTCCAGCTCCACTTCCAGTAACAGTTCGAGTGAAGGGAGCAACAGCCCAGAATCAGATCTCGCCTTCTCGCGACCTTCCGGGGCACGCCGCAGCCTGAGGAACCTCAAAGCAAAGCTGGACCCCAGAAACTGGCTACAGAGTCACGTTTAG
- the rtkna gene encoding rhotekin isoform X2 has protein sequence MPIENLDMEEKMRILEDLNMLYIRQIALSLQDSDIQKKIDHEIRMREGACKLLAACSQRDQALEASKSLLTCNSRIMAYMSELQRMKEAQVMQRVARRSSDAGPMDDRSPCKGKVAISDLRIPLMWKDTEYFKNKGELHRCAVFCLLQLGGEIFDTDMVMVDRTLTDICFDNTIVFNEASPGFELRLELYSCCTEDDYSAGSTPRKLASKLSSSLGRSSGKKMRSALEPGACSPISNGGNAQLLLPVPPVPGPKYHLLAHTTLTLSHVQDSFRTHDLTITGNEECSYWLPLYGSVCCRLAAQPHCMTQQMMSGCLRVKLGGEPQGWTNVYGVLKGTNLFCYHRQEDMEANVEPLLTIGINKETRIRAAERDPQSKAQSICISNQYGGEEVTHTLVTDCREDTQRWMEAFWQQFFDMSQWKQCCDELMKIDLPSPRRPALVTAKQGSLYHEMVIDTSDDISAVTDILTRRIEQFEFQTPPHWMSLFKEEPPGSPQNLRQHSPRQSPSPRCHRPRALLSSDASLASDSSSPCSSSPCSPHYLASNRFRPRTLSLDAKLSTLRGRNYGGLHCSCQPPSSSQFHQQAPPLSCSSSTSSNSSSEGSNSPESDLAFSRPSGARRSLRNLKAKLDPRNWLQSHV, from the exons atgcCGATAGAGAATCTGGACATGGAGGAGAAAATGCGCATTTTGGAGGACCTGAATATGCTGTACATCCGTCAAATTGCCCTCAGTTTACAG gaCAGTGACATCCAGAAGAAGATTGACCATGAGATCCGGATGCGAGAGGGAGCTTGTAAACTCCTGGCTGCTTGTTCACAGAGGGATCAGGCGCTGGAGGCCTCGAAGAGTCTGCTCACCTGTAACTCTCGCATCATGGCGTACATGTCAGAGCTGCAGCGCATGAAAGAGGCGCAGGTCATGCAGCGGGTGGCACGGAG GTCATCAGATGCAGGACCGATGGATGACCGATCCCCATGTAAAGGCAAAGTTGCTATTTCAG ATCTTCGAATCCCGTTGATGTGGAAAGACACAGAGTACTTTAAAAACAAAGGAG agctGCACCGCTGTGCTGTGTTCTGTCTCCTGCAGTTAGGAGGGGAGATCTTCGACACAGACATGGTGATGGTGGACAGAACTCTCACAGACATTTGCTTCGACAACACCATAgtttt TAATGAAGCAAGCCCAGGATTCGAGCTGAGGTTAGAGCTCTACAGCTGCTGTACAGAGGATGATTACTCAGCGGGCAGTACACCACGCAAGCTGGCCAGCAAGCTGAGCTCGTCTCTGGGCCGTTCATCTGGGAAAAAGATGCGTTCAGCGCTGGAGCCTGGAGCCTGCAGCCCCATCAGCAACGGGGGCAACGCACAACTGCTGCTTCCTGTACCACCTGTGCC AGGACCCAAGTACCACCTCCTGGCTcacaccactctcactctctcccacgTTCAGGACAGCTTCCGCACACACGACCTCACTATAACTGGCAACG AAGAGTGTTCATACTGGTTGCCGCTGtatggcagtgtgtgttgtcGTCTGGCTGCTCAGCCACACTGTATGACGCAGCAGATGATGAGTGGCTGCCTCAGAGTCAAG CTCGGTGGGGAGCCTCAAGGATGGACGAACGTTTATGGTGTCCTAAAAGGGACCAACCTTTTCTGTTATCACCGACAAGAAGATATGGAAGCCAACGTGGAGCCCTTATTAACGATCGGCATTAACAAG gaGACGAGAATACGAGCAGCAGAAAGAGACCCCCAAAGCAAAGCTCAGAGTATCTGCATCAGTAACCAGTATGGAGGAGaggaggtcacacacacactagtgacaGACTGTCGAGAGGACACACAGCGCTGGATGGAGGCCTTCTGGCAGCAGTTCTTCGACATGA GCCAGTGGAAGCAGTGCTGTGACGAGCTGATGAAGATTGACCTCCCCTCACCACGCAGACCCGCTCTGGTTACGGCCAAACAGGGCTCTCTCTACCATGAAATGG TTATTGACACATCTGATGACATCAGTGCTGTCACCGACATCCTGACAAGGCGCATTGAGCAGTTTGAGTTTCAGACCCCACCTCACTGGATGTCCTTATTTAAGGAAGAGCCTCCCGGTAGCCCCCAAAACCTCCGGCAACACTCTCCACGCCAGTCTCCCAGTCCTCGCTGTCACCGCCCTCGTGCTCTACTCTCCTCCGATGCCAGCCTTGCCTCAGACAGCTCCAGCCCGTGCAGTTCAAGCCCCTGCTCACCCCACTACCTCGCCTCCAACCGTTTCCGCCCTCGCACACTTTCCCTGGATGCCAAGCTGTCCACGCTGCGAGGAAGAAACTACGGGGGCCTCCACTGTTCGTGCCAACCTCCATCATCCAGCCAGTTCCATCAGCAGGCTCCACCTCTCTCCTGCTCCAGCTCCACTTCCAGTAACAGTTCGAGTGAAGGGAGCAACAGCCCAGAATCAGATCTCGCCTTCTCGCGACCTTCCGGGGCACGCCGCAGCCTGAGGAACCTCAAAGCAAAGCTGGACCCCAGAAACTGGCTACAGAGTCACGTTTAG